Proteins from a genomic interval of Pithys albifrons albifrons isolate INPA30051 chromosome 15, PitAlb_v1, whole genome shotgun sequence:
- the PDLIM4 gene encoding PDZ and LIM domain protein 4, producing the protein MAHSVVLRGPSPWGFRLVGGKDFSAPLTISRINPGSKAAMADLCPGDVILAINGENTENMTHLEAQNKIKACVDQLLLSVNRAEGKTWSPPVLEDGKAQAYRINIEPDPQDNGPAQSRRSVPHGGGSSPLDNKQVLNVQHHQPPRLFANSASESGLPGQLSGLHITPAHSTDPVKSLPRNRNGIDVESDVYKMLQDYEKPISEPKQSGSFRYLQGMLEAGENGEKLDRLSSPRHVKAPVPKLGSAMSGLQMLPECTRCANGIVGTIVKARDKLYHPECFMCDDCGLNLKQRGYFFIEEQLYCETHAKERVKPPEGYDVVAVYPNAKVELV; encoded by the exons ATTAACCCTGGCAGTAAAGCAGCCATGGCAGACCTGTGCCCAGGAGATGTTATTCTGGCAATTAATGGAGAGAACACGGAGAACATGACACACCTGGAAGCACAAAACAAGATCAAAGCGTGTGTGgaccagctgctgctctctgtgaaCAG agctgaaggGAAGACCTGGTCCCCCCCTGTTCTGGAAGATGGCAAGGCTCAAGCGTACCGGATCAACATCGAGCCAGACCCACAG GACAAtggccctgcccagagcaggaggtCGGTGCCCCACGGGGGTGGGAGCAGCCCCCTGGACAACAAGCAGGTGCTGAACGTGCAGCATCACCAGCCCCCCCGGCTCTTTGCCAACAGTGCCTCTGAGTCGGGGCTTCCAGGCCAGCTGAGTGGGCTCCACATCACTCCTGCCCACAG CACTGACCCCGTGAAGTCTCTGCCACGGAACAGAAATGGGATTGATGTGGAGTCAGATGTCTACAAGATGCTTCAGGATTATGAAAAGCCCATTTCAGAGCCAAAGCAGTCTGGATCCTTCCGATACTTGCAGGGCATGTTGGAGGCTGGTGAGAATG GTGAAAAGCTTGACAGACTGAGCAGCCCCCGGCACGTGAAGGCGCCGGTGCCGAAGTTGGGCAGTGCCATGTCGGGGCTGCAGATGCTGCCCGAGTGTACCCGCTGTGCCAACGGCATCGT GGGCACCATCGTCAAAGCTCGGGACAAGCTGTACCACCCCGAGTGCTTCATGTGCGACGACTGCGGCCTCAACCTGAAGCAGAGGGGCTATTTCTTCATCGAGGAGCAGCTGTACTGCGAGACACACGCCAAGGAGAGGGTGAAGCCCCCCGAGGGCTATGACGTGGTGGCTGTTTATCCCAACGCCAAGGTTGAACTGGTGtga